Proteins found in one Sorghum bicolor cultivar BTx623 chromosome 1, Sorghum_bicolor_NCBIv3, whole genome shotgun sequence genomic segment:
- the LOC8060541 gene encoding 1-aminocyclopropane-1-carboxylate synthase 1 — protein MVSMMIADEKPQPQLLSKKATCNSHGQDSSYFLGWEEYEKNPYDPVANPGGIIQMGLAENQLSFDLLEAWLEDNPDALGLRRGGASVFRELALFQDYHGMPAFKNALARFMSEQRGYRVTFDPSNIVLTAGATSANEALMFCLADHGDAFLIPTPYYPGFDRDLKWRTGAEIVPVHCTSANGFRVTRAALDDAYRRAQKQRLRVKGVLITNPSNPLGTTSPRADLEMLVDFVAAKGIHLVSDEIYSGTAFAEPGFVSVLEVVAARRRNSTDADGLLSERVHVVYSLSKDLGLPGFRVGAIYSSNAGVVSAATKMSSFGLVSSQTQHLLASLLGDRDFTRRYIAENTRRIKARRDQLAEGLAAIGGVECLESNAGLFCWVNMRGLMRTPSFEGEMELWKKVVFEVGLNISPGSSCHCREPGWFRVCFANMSAKTLDVALNRLAAFAEAAAVEGRGRGPAAAAAARRVLGPARSMSLPIRFSWANRLTPASAADRKAER, from the exons ATGGTGAGCATGATGATCGCCGACGAGAAGCCGCAGCCGCAGCTGCTGTCGAAGAAGGCCACCTGCAACAGCCACGGGCAGGACTCGTCCTACTTCCTGGGGTGGGAGGAGTACGAGAAGAACCCGTACGACCCCGTCGCCAACCCCGGCGGCATCATCCAGATGGGCCTCGCCGAGAACCAGCTATCGTTCGACCTGCTGGAGGCGTGGCTGGAGGACAACCCGGACGCGCTCGGCCTCCGCCGGGGAGGCGCCTCCGTCTTCCGCGAGCTCGCGCTCTTCCAGGACTACCACGGCATGCCGGCCTTCAAGAAT GCATTGGCGAGGTTCATGTCGGAGCAACGTGGGTACAGGGTGACCTTCGACCCCAGCAACATCGTGCTCACCGCCGGCGCCACCTCGGCCAACGAGGCGCTCATGTTCTGCCTCGCCGACCACGGAGACGCCTTTCTCATCCCCACGCCATACTACCCAGG GTTCGACCGTGACCTCAAGTGGCGCACCGGCGCCGAGATCGTCCCCGTGCACTGCACGAGCGCCAACGGCTTCCGGGTGACGCGCGCCGCGCTGGACGACGCGTACCGGCGCGCCCAGAAGCAGCGGCTGCGCGTCAAGGGCGTGCTCATCACCAACCCTTCCAACCCGCTGGGCACCACGTCCCCGCGCGCCGACCTGGAGATGCTCGTCGACTTCGTGGCCGCCAAGGGCATCCACCTGGTGAGCGACGAGATATACTCCGGCACGGCCTTCGCCGAGCCCGGATTCGTGAGCGTCCTCGAGGTGGTGGCCGCGCGCCGCCGGAACTCCACGGACGCCGACGGGCTGCTGTCGGAGCGCGTGCACGTAGTGTACAGCCTGTCCAAGGACCTGGGCCTCCCGGGTTTCCGCGTGGGCGCCATCTACTCCTCCAACGCCGGCGTGGTCTCCGCCGCCACCAAGATGTCGAGCTTCGGCCTGGTGTCGTCCCAGACGCAGCACCTCCTGGCGTCGCTCCTGGGCGACAGGGACTTCACCCGTCGGTACATCGCCGAGAACACGCGGCGGATCAAGGCGCGCCGCGACCAGCTGGCGGAAGGCCTGGCGGCGATCGGCGGCGTCGAGTGCCTGGAGAGCAACGCGGGGCTCTTCTGCTGGGTCAACATGCGGGGGCTGATGCGGACCCCGTCGTTCGAGGGCGAGATGGAGCTGTGGAAGAAGGTGGTGTTCGAGGTCGGGCTCAACATCTCGCCGGGGTCCTCCTGCCACTGCCGCGAGCCCGGGTGGTTCCGCGTCTGCTTCGCCAACATGTCCGCCaagacgctcgacgtcgcgcTCAACCGCCTGGCAGCCTTCGCGGAGGCCGCCGCCGTGGAGGGCCGAGGCCggggccccgccgccgccgccgcggcgcgccGCGTGCTCGGGCCGGCCAGGAGCATGAGCCTCCCGATCCGCTTCAGCTGGGCCAACCGCCTCACCCCGGCCTCCGCCGCCGACCGGAAGGCCGAGCGGTAG